Proteins encoded by one window of Streptococcus sanguinis:
- the rpoB gene encoding DNA-directed RNA polymerase subunit beta, with protein MAGHEVRYGKHRTRRSFSRIKEVLDLPNLIEIQTDSFQDFLDHGLKEVFEDVLPISNFTNTMELEFVGYEIREPKYTLEEARIHDASYSAPIFVTFRLINKETGEIKTQEVFFGDFPIMTEMGTFIINGGERIIVSQLVRSPGVYFNDKVDKNGKVGYGSTVIPNRGAWLELETDSKDIAYTRIDRTRKIPFTTLVRALGFSGDDEILDIFGDSDLVRNTIEKDIHKNPMDSRTDEALKEIYERLRPGEPKTAESSRSLLEARFFDPHRYDLAAVGRYKINKKLSVKTRLLNQTIAEPLVDAETGEILVEAGTVMTRSVIDSIAEQLDNGLNKITYIPNDSAVLTDPVELQKFKVVAPTDPDRVVTIIGNANPSDKVRIVTPADILAEMSYFLNLAEGIGRVDDIDHLGNRRIRAVGELLANQVRLGLSRMERNVRERMSVQDNEVLTPQQIINIRPVTAAIKEFFGSSQLSQFMDQHNPLSELSHKRRLSALGPGGLTRDRAGYEVRDVHYTHYGRMCPIETPEGPNIGLINNLSSYGHLNKYGFIQTPYRKVDREAGVVTNEIVWLTADEEDEFIVAQANSKLNEKGGFAEPIVMGRHQGNNQEFPSDQVDYMDVSPKQVVAVATACIPFLENDDSNRALMGANMQRQAVPLIDPKAPYVGTGMEYQAAHDSGAAVIAQHDGKVTYADADKVEVRREDGSLDVYQIQKFRRSNSGTAYNQRTLVKVGDVVEKGDFIADGPSMENGEMALGQNPIVAYMTWEGYNFEDAVIMSERLVKDDVYTSVHLEEYESETRDTKLGPEEITREIPNVGEDALRNLDEMGIIRIGAEVKEGDILVGKVTPKGEKDLSAEERLLHAIFGDKSREVRDTSLRVPHGADGVVRDVKIFTRANGDELQSGVNMLVRVYIAQKRKIKVGDKMAGRHGNKGVVSRIVPVEDMPYLPDGTPVDIMLNPLGVPSRMNIGQVMELHLGMAARNLGIHIATPVFDGASSEDLWDTVREAGMDSDAKTILYDGRTGEPFDNRVSVGVMYMIKLHHMVDDKLHARSVGPYSMVTQQPLGGKAQFGGQRFGEMEVWALEAYGASNVLQEILTYKSDDVNGRLKAYEAITKGKPIPKPGVPESFRVLVKELQSLGLDMRVLDEDDNEVELRDLDEGEDDDVIHVDDLEKAREKAAQEAKAAFEAEGKE; from the coding sequence TTGGCAGGACATGAAGTTCGATACGGTAAACACCGTACCCGTCGTAGTTTTTCAAGAATTAAGGAAGTTCTTGATTTACCAAATTTGATTGAAATCCAAACGGATTCGTTCCAAGATTTCTTGGATCATGGTCTGAAGGAAGTCTTTGAAGATGTACTTCCTATTTCAAACTTTACCAACACCATGGAATTGGAATTTGTCGGCTATGAAATCCGTGAGCCTAAATATACGCTAGAAGAAGCACGTATTCACGATGCCAGCTATTCAGCGCCAATCTTTGTGACTTTCCGTCTAATTAACAAGGAAACTGGTGAAATCAAGACTCAGGAAGTCTTCTTTGGTGATTTCCCAATCATGACTGAAATGGGAACCTTTATCATCAATGGTGGTGAGCGGATTATCGTATCCCAGTTGGTGCGTTCTCCAGGGGTTTACTTTAACGATAAAGTTGACAAAAATGGAAAAGTTGGCTACGGTTCAACGGTTATTCCTAACCGCGGTGCTTGGTTAGAGTTGGAAACAGACTCAAAAGACATTGCCTACACTCGTATTGACCGGACACGGAAGATTCCATTTACCACTCTGGTGCGTGCGCTTGGTTTCTCAGGTGATGATGAGATCTTGGACATCTTTGGTGACAGCGACTTGGTGCGCAATACCATTGAAAAAGATATCCACAAGAACCCAATGGACTCCCGTACAGATGAAGCTCTGAAAGAAATCTATGAGCGTCTTCGTCCAGGTGAGCCTAAGACGGCTGAAAGTTCTCGTTCCCTTCTTGAAGCGCGTTTCTTTGATCCGCATCGTTATGACTTGGCAGCAGTTGGTCGGTACAAGATTAATAAGAAACTCAGCGTCAAGACACGCTTGCTGAACCAAACCATTGCAGAGCCATTGGTAGATGCTGAAACTGGAGAAATCTTAGTTGAAGCTGGTACAGTTATGACCCGCAGTGTGATTGACAGCATTGCAGAGCAGCTGGATAATGGTTTGAACAAAATCACTTATATTCCAAACGACTCAGCTGTCTTGACAGACCCTGTAGAATTGCAGAAGTTCAAGGTAGTGGCACCGACTGATCCAGACCGCGTTGTGACCATCATTGGTAATGCAAATCCGTCTGACAAGGTTCGGATCGTGACACCAGCTGATATCTTGGCTGAGATGAGCTACTTCCTCAACTTGGCTGAAGGTATCGGTCGTGTAGATGATATTGACCACTTGGGGAACCGTCGTATTCGTGCTGTTGGTGAGCTTTTGGCTAACCAAGTCCGTCTTGGACTTTCTCGGATGGAGCGTAATGTTCGTGAACGGATGTCTGTTCAGGATAACGAAGTACTAACTCCGCAGCAAATCATCAACATCCGCCCTGTGACTGCAGCCATTAAAGAATTCTTTGGTTCTTCACAGTTGTCACAGTTCATGGACCAACACAATCCGCTGTCTGAACTCTCTCACAAGCGCCGTCTTTCTGCCTTAGGACCTGGTGGTTTGACACGTGACCGCGCTGGTTATGAAGTGCGGGACGTGCACTATACTCACTACGGTCGTATGTGTCCGATTGAAACACCAGAAGGACCAAACATCGGTTTGATCAATAACTTGTCTTCTTATGGACACCTTAACAAATATGGCTTTATTCAAACGCCTTACCGTAAGGTAGACCGTGAAGCTGGTGTGGTAACCAACGAAATCGTTTGGTTGACCGCTGACGAGGAAGATGAATTTATCGTAGCGCAGGCTAACTCTAAGCTGAATGAAAAAGGTGGCTTTGCAGAGCCTATCGTTATGGGACGCCACCAAGGTAATAACCAAGAATTCCCATCAGACCAAGTAGACTACATGGATGTATCGCCAAAGCAGGTAGTTGCCGTAGCGACAGCATGTATTCCTTTCTTGGAAAATGACGACTCCAACCGTGCCCTCATGGGTGCCAACATGCAACGTCAGGCTGTGCCTTTGATTGATCCAAAAGCGCCTTATGTCGGTACTGGTATGGAATACCAAGCTGCCCACGACTCTGGTGCAGCGGTTATTGCTCAGCATGATGGTAAGGTTACCTATGCGGATGCAGACAAGGTTGAAGTCCGCCGTGAAGATGGTTCTCTTGATGTTTACCAAATTCAAAAATTCCGCCGTTCTAACTCAGGAACTGCTTATAACCAACGTACCTTGGTGAAAGTTGGCGATGTCGTTGAAAAAGGTGACTTTATCGCTGACGGACCTTCTATGGAAAATGGAGAAATGGCCCTGGGACAAAACCCAATCGTTGCCTACATGACATGGGAAGGTTACAACTTCGAGGATGCGGTTATCATGAGTGAGCGTCTGGTGAAAGATGATGTCTACACCTCTGTTCACTTGGAAGAATACGAATCAGAAACTCGCGACACCAAGCTTGGCCCAGAAGAAATTACCCGCGAAATTCCAAACGTAGGGGAAGATGCCCTACGCAATCTGGACGAAATGGGGATTATCCGCATCGGGGCGGAAGTCAAGGAAGGCGACATCCTAGTAGGTAAAGTTACCCCTAAGGGTGAAAAAGACCTTTCTGCTGAGGAACGTCTCTTGCACGCTATCTTCGGAGACAAGTCTCGTGAAGTCCGCGATACCTCTCTGCGTGTGCCACACGGTGCCGATGGAGTGGTTCGTGACGTGAAGATCTTTACCCGTGCTAATGGTGATGAGCTGCAATCTGGTGTTAATATGCTGGTTCGCGTCTACATCGCTCAAAAACGTAAGATCAAGGTCGGAGATAAGATGGCCGGTCGTCACGGAAACAAGGGGGTTGTATCCCGTATCGTTCCTGTGGAAGACATGCCTTACTTGCCAGATGGAACACCAGTTGATATCATGTTGAACCCACTCGGGGTACCATCTCGTATGAACATTGGTCAGGTTATGGAGCTTCACCTTGGTATGGCAGCACGTAACTTGGGCATCCATATTGCGACGCCAGTCTTTGATGGAGCAAGCTCAGAAGACCTCTGGGATACAGTTCGTGAAGCTGGTATGGACAGCGATGCCAAGACTATTCTTTATGACGGACGTACCGGTGAGCCATTTGACAACCGTGTATCTGTCGGTGTCATGTACATGATTAAGCTCCACCACATGGTAGATGATAAACTCCATGCCCGCTCAGTAGGTCCTTACTCAATGGTTACCCAACAGCCGCTCGGAGGTAAAGCTCAGTTTGGTGGACAACGTTTTGGTGAGATGGAAGTTTGGGCCTTGGAAGCTTACGGTGCTTCTAACGTTCTGCAAGAAATCCTGACTTACAAGTCAGATGATGTCAACGGACGTTTGAAGGCTTATGAAGCTATTACTAAAGGGAAACCAATTCCAAAACCAGGTGTGCCAGAATCCTTCCGCGTTCTTGTCAAAGAATTGCAATCTCTTGGTCTGGACATGCGCGTTCTCGATGAAGATGACAATGAAGTAGAACTGCGTGACCTAGACGAAGGTGAAGATGATGACGTGATTCACGTTGATGATCTTGAAAAAGCGCGTGAAAAAGCAGCTCAAGAAGCGAAAGCAGCTTTTGAGGCTGAAGGAAAAGAATAA
- a CDS encoding CHAP domain-containing protein has translation MVSETAKKAAKKAVKGAVKKAIFLKVFLWIGIPVLLILLIMFLLAAILMGGGAESSGGSSDCNPSGQTSPNTTEETTSANSSIEEFVKQHEKAYLDSWKVGGFLPSASIVQTQIETSFDQSVPSFGKAHNMGGVKWNKRSDFTQTISLYGNSSVAESGPGTNVGDGTGGEYAFFSTFDSGIVGKAEFMKNQTLYKGAINNTDGISTLSAIADGGWATDPSYKTKLHDLYNSLGSKFKWLDEKAISQYGSSPVTLTSSGGDSSGSETDSGSPSSSGPKKKGCKDGSSTGTNGDAVDGSGKVPEDITAAIYTPSTLPASLNPYLLDPRAFGMEYGGSGANWEHPDEFFLAGQCVNLTISFGNILWGHKGVVIGDGIDQADAWARIFGNSTKKAPKKGAIFSCLSDSGNPAGHTGIVCHVFEDGSILTCEQNSPVSGTNAGKPFTWHYCVIRPAEQAKQQYKFAYPDDREPNLGGNKTGASS, from the coding sequence ATGGTATCAGAAACAGCCAAGAAAGCAGCTAAGAAAGCAGTGAAGGGTGCGGTTAAAAAGGCTATCTTTTTAAAAGTCTTTCTTTGGATTGGAATTCCTGTTCTGCTTATCTTGCTGATCATGTTTCTATTGGCAGCTATCCTGATGGGAGGAGGAGCTGAAAGTAGCGGCGGATCCAGTGATTGTAATCCAAGTGGTCAAACCTCTCCCAATACAACAGAAGAGACAACATCGGCCAATAGCTCTATAGAAGAATTTGTCAAACAGCACGAGAAGGCTTATTTAGACTCCTGGAAAGTAGGTGGCTTTTTGCCGTCCGCCTCTATCGTACAGACCCAGATTGAGACCTCTTTTGACCAGAGCGTCCCATCTTTTGGTAAGGCTCATAATATGGGTGGGGTCAAATGGAATAAAAGGTCAGATTTTACTCAGACTATTTCTTTATATGGAAATAGCTCCGTAGCTGAGAGCGGACCAGGTACAAATGTTGGAGATGGGACTGGAGGAGAATATGCATTCTTCTCAACCTTTGATTCAGGTATTGTCGGCAAGGCAGAGTTTATGAAAAATCAGACTCTCTATAAGGGGGCTATTAACAATACAGACGGAATCAGTACGCTTAGTGCCATTGCAGATGGTGGTTGGGCAACAGATCCATCCTACAAGACTAAGTTGCACGACCTTTACAACAGCTTGGGCTCCAAGTTTAAGTGGCTAGATGAGAAGGCCATCTCCCAGTATGGCTCTAGCCCTGTAACATTAACTTCTTCTGGCGGTGATTCTTCGGGCAGTGAAACGGATAGCGGTTCCCCTTCATCCAGCGGACCCAAGAAAAAAGGTTGTAAAGATGGTAGTTCGACTGGGACCAATGGTGATGCTGTTGATGGTTCAGGCAAGGTGCCAGAGGATATAACTGCTGCAATCTATACTCCAAGTACTCTTCCAGCCAGTTTAAATCCTTATCTTTTAGATCCAAGAGCTTTTGGTATGGAATATGGTGGCAGTGGAGCTAACTGGGAACACCCTGATGAGTTCTTTCTGGCTGGTCAGTGTGTTAATCTGACTATCAGCTTTGGGAATATTTTGTGGGGCCATAAGGGAGTTGTCATTGGGGACGGGATTGATCAAGCGGATGCCTGGGCAAGGATCTTTGGGAATTCTACAAAGAAAGCACCCAAAAAAGGAGCTATCTTTTCCTGTCTAAGTGACAGCGGAAATCCTGCAGGACATACGGGGATTGTCTGTCATGTCTTTGAGGACGGCAGTATCCTGACCTGTGAGCAGAATAGTCCAGTTAGTGGTACAAATGCAGGTAAACCCTTTACTTGGCACTACTGTGTGATTAGGCCGGCTGAGCAGGCAAAGCAACAGTATAAGTTTGCTTATCCAGATGATAGAGAGCCTAATCTAGGCGGTAATAAAACGGGAGCGAGTAGCTAG
- a CDS encoding LPXTG cell wall anchor domain-containing protein — protein MKKNKIILLSASVLLAASIGANLVHADDPNPVIPPSDERPVQPTPPVDNNGNNNQPTPPPADNNGGNDNGGNNGGGNNQPTPPSDDGNPVQPTPPVDNNGNNNQPTPPPADNNGGNDNGGNNGGNGGNNNGGGNNQPTPPSDDGNPIQPTPPVDNNGNNNQPAPPPADNGGNNGGGNNQPTPPSDDGGPIQPNRPGQPKQPDPKPAVPDPSDQQPAPKAPSKPKASQKPADQVAKGNGAEPNAADPTISVQGSAENSNNKAKENKPVATPAAPVLPATGTNQSFLALIGTVMLSVLALVGFKRKKTE, from the coding sequence ATGAAAAAGAATAAAATAATCCTTCTATCAGCCTCTGTTCTACTTGCAGCATCTATTGGTGCTAATCTTGTCCATGCTGATGATCCGAATCCAGTGATCCCACCGAGCGATGAACGCCCAGTTCAGCCGACTCCGCCAGTAGATAACAACGGCAATAATAACCAACCGACCCCACCACCTGCTGATAATAATGGCGGTAATGATAACGGTGGCAACAATGGCGGCGGTAATAATCAGCCGACCCCACCAAGCGATGATGGGAATCCAGTTCAACCCACTCCACCAGTAGATAACAACGGCAATAACAACCAACCGACCCCACCACCTGCTGATAATAATGGCGGTAATGATAACGGTGGCAACAATGGCGGTAATGGCGGTAATAACAACGGCGGCGGTAATAATCAGCCGACCCCGCCAAGCGATGATGGGAACCCAATCCAACCGACTCCACCGGTAGATAACAACGGCAATAACAACCAACCGGCCCCACCGCCTGCTGATAACGGCGGCAACAATGGCGGCGGTAATAATCAGCCGACTCCACCGAGTGATGATGGGGGTCCTATCCAGCCGAACCGTCCTGGTCAGCCGAAACAACCAGATCCCAAGCCAGCGGTACCAGATCCATCTGACCAGCAACCTGCGCCAAAAGCTCCTTCCAAACCGAAAGCTAGCCAGAAGCCTGCTGATCAGGTAGCGAAAGGAAATGGAGCAGAGCCAAATGCTGCTGATCCAACCATTTCTGTGCAAGGTTCAGCGGAGAATTCGAACAATAAGGCGAAGGAGAACAAGCCTGTTGCTACTCCAGCTGCCCCAGTCCTTCCTGCCACTGGAACGAACCAAAGTTTTCTTGCTTTAATAGGTACTGTCATGCTATCGGTATTAGCCCTTGTTGGGTTCAAACGTAAAAAAACTGAGTGA
- a CDS encoding helix-turn-helix domain-containing protein has translation MVTIAELRARNNKMTQAQLAKLLGVSQMTVSHMERNQLNIRGDKLIKLAKIFNVNTDELLKID, from the coding sequence ATGGTAACGATAGCAGAATTGCGGGCGCGCAATAATAAAATGACACAAGCTCAACTAGCAAAATTACTAGGTGTTTCTCAAATGACCGTTTCTCATATGGAGCGTAATCAACTGAACATCAGAGGCGATAAACTAATCAAACTTGCGAAAATTTTTAACGTAAACACAGACGAGCTCTTGAAAATTGATTGA
- the tyrS gene encoding tyrosine--tRNA ligase — protein sequence MHIFDELKERGLVFQTTDEAALRKALEEGQVSYYTGYDPTADSLHLGHLVAILTSRRLQLAGHKPYALVGGATGLIGDPSFKDAERSLQTKETVEGWVKSIQDQLSRFLDFEKGDNKAEMVNNYDWFSSISFIDFLRDVGKYFTVNYMMSKDSVKSRIETGISYTEFAYQIMQGYDFYTLNQNHGVTLQIGGSDQWGNMTAGTELLRRKADKTGHVITVPLITDATGKKFGKSEGNAVWLNPDKTSPYEMYQFWMNVMDADAIRFLKIFTFLSLDEIEEIRQQFESAPHERLAQKVLAREVVSLVHGQEAYQEALNITEQLFAGNIKNLSVKELKQGLRGVPNYQVQAEDNLNIVELLVTAGVVNSKRQAREDVQNGAIYLNGERIQDLDYVLSDSDKLEDELTVIRRGKKKYFVLTY from the coding sequence ATGCACATTTTTGATGAGCTAAAAGAACGTGGCTTGGTATTCCAAACCACTGATGAAGCAGCTTTACGCAAGGCCTTAGAAGAAGGACAAGTCTCTTATTATACCGGATACGATCCAACCGCTGACAGCTTACACCTAGGCCACTTGGTAGCCATTCTGACCAGCCGCCGCCTGCAACTAGCTGGCCATAAACCCTACGCTCTGGTCGGTGGAGCAACTGGATTGATTGGCGATCCATCCTTTAAGGATGCAGAGCGCAGTCTCCAAACCAAGGAAACAGTAGAAGGCTGGGTAAAATCCATCCAAGATCAGCTTTCTCGTTTTCTGGACTTTGAAAAAGGTGATAATAAGGCCGAAATGGTCAATAACTATGACTGGTTCAGCAGCATCAGCTTTATCGACTTCCTGCGCGATGTTGGTAAATACTTCACTGTCAACTACATGATGAGTAAAGATTCTGTCAAGAGCCGGATTGAGACAGGGATTTCCTATACAGAATTCGCCTACCAGATCATGCAAGGATATGACTTTTATACCCTCAATCAAAACCACGGCGTAACCCTGCAAATCGGTGGTTCTGACCAGTGGGGCAATATGACAGCAGGTACAGAGCTCCTGCGCCGCAAGGCTGACAAGACTGGCCATGTGATAACCGTTCCGCTCATTACCGACGCTACTGGCAAAAAATTTGGTAAGTCAGAAGGTAATGCTGTTTGGCTCAATCCTGATAAGACTTCTCCTTACGAAATGTATCAATTCTGGATGAATGTCATGGACGCAGACGCTATCCGCTTCCTGAAAATCTTCACCTTCCTGTCCTTGGATGAAATCGAAGAGATTCGTCAGCAGTTTGAATCAGCACCACACGAACGCTTGGCTCAGAAAGTCCTGGCTCGCGAAGTGGTCAGTCTGGTTCACGGTCAAGAAGCATATCAGGAAGCCCTCAACATCACTGAGCAGCTCTTTGCCGGAAATATCAAGAACCTATCTGTCAAGGAACTCAAACAAGGTTTGCGCGGTGTGCCTAACTATCAGGTCCAAGCAGAAGACAACCTCAATATTGTAGAACTGCTTGTGACAGCCGGTGTGGTAAACTCCAAACGTCAAGCTCGCGAGGACGTCCAAAACGGTGCTATCTACCTCAATGGCGAGCGCATCCAAGATTTAGACTATGTTCTCAGCGACTCAGATAAACTGGAAGACGAGCTGACAGTTATCCGCCGTGGTAAAAAGAAATACTTTGTCCTTACCTACTAA
- the pbp1b gene encoding penicillin-binding protein PBP1B: MEQLIEKLKEFWGKAQQFIKKIHLPEWSKKIGSGNNGWSISDVFAVFLRTFKLLMNMAFVFIFFGAVIGAGIGIGYAASLFSKVEVPKQEELVKQVNNISGISKLTYADGSLIAEVDNDLLRIPVKSDDISENVKKAVIATEDENFETHNGVVPKAVLRATLGSVVGVGSSSGGSTITQQLIKQQVVGDAPTFKRKAAEIVDALALERYMSKDDILTTYLNVSPFGRNNKGQNIAGVEEAAQGIFGVSAKDLTVPQSAFIAGLPQSPIVYSPYAADGSLKSAGDMALGLERAKDVLYNMYRTGHLSEKEYKEYKDYDLTKDFKPSESSEKSSHGYLYYTAVEEAQQTMYEYLIQRDNVSQQELKNNDTVKAYKELAAKELSDGGYTVTTTINKNIHTAMQNAVANYGGILDDGTGAVEVGNVLLDNKTGAVIGFVGGRDYASNQNNHAFDTERSPGSTIKPILAYGIAIDQGLMGSASVLSNYPTNFSSGDPIMHVDSRGTAMMDLQEALNTSWNIPAYWTYRGLREKGVNVRGYMEKMGYYIDDYSIESLPMGGGIEVSVAQHTNGFQTLANNGTYQKKYMVEKITDRDGKVIYQHKANPVQIYSPAAATIMQELMRGVINSGATTTYKSRISQVNGTLAGADWIGKTGTTNTNGDMWLMLSTPKMTLGGWIGHDDNSSMAALTGYNNNASYMAYMADAIYQADPNAWGVGDKFTLDPSVIKSDVLKSTGEKPGTVTVNGRSVNLSGPTVPSYWAKNGAPTTTYRFGIGASDADYQKAWSAILGGSTSNSNSNSNSNNNRQGN; this comes from the coding sequence TTGGAACAATTAATAGAAAAATTAAAAGAGTTCTGGGGAAAAGCCCAGCAGTTTATCAAAAAAATACATCTTCCAGAATGGAGCAAGAAAATCGGCAGTGGTAACAACGGCTGGTCTATCAGTGATGTTTTTGCTGTTTTCTTACGGACTTTTAAACTTCTGATGAATATGGCTTTTGTGTTTATCTTCTTTGGTGCCGTCATCGGTGCTGGGATTGGGATAGGCTATGCAGCTAGTCTTTTCAGTAAGGTGGAAGTGCCCAAGCAGGAAGAGTTGGTCAAGCAGGTGAATAATATCTCTGGTATTTCTAAGCTTACCTATGCTGATGGCAGCTTGATTGCAGAAGTGGACAATGATTTGCTCCGCATTCCGGTTAAGAGTGACGACATCTCTGAAAATGTAAAAAAAGCCGTTATCGCAACAGAGGATGAGAACTTTGAAACGCATAACGGAGTGGTGCCCAAGGCTGTGCTTCGGGCTACGCTCGGGTCAGTTGTTGGAGTTGGCTCGTCTAGCGGTGGATCAACCATTACCCAGCAATTGATCAAACAGCAGGTGGTGGGCGATGCGCCGACCTTCAAGCGGAAAGCAGCGGAGATTGTTGATGCGCTGGCTTTGGAGCGCTACATGTCCAAGGATGATATTTTGACCACCTACTTGAACGTTTCGCCGTTCGGGCGCAACAATAAGGGGCAGAATATCGCTGGTGTGGAAGAAGCTGCTCAAGGGATTTTTGGTGTTTCTGCTAAGGATTTGACAGTGCCCCAATCTGCTTTTATTGCTGGCTTGCCACAGAGTCCGATTGTTTATTCGCCTTATGCTGCGGATGGCAGTCTCAAGAGTGCAGGGGATATGGCTCTGGGCTTGGAACGTGCCAAAGATGTGCTCTATAATATGTATCGGACGGGCCATCTAAGCGAAAAAGAGTACAAGGAGTACAAGGACTACGACCTGACCAAGGATTTCAAGCCATCTGAAAGCTCGGAAAAATCTTCGCATGGCTACCTTTATTACACAGCGGTCGAAGAAGCCCAGCAGACCATGTACGAGTACTTGATTCAGCGGGACAATGTTTCTCAGCAAGAGCTGAAAAACAATGACACTGTCAAAGCCTACAAAGAATTGGCTGCTAAAGAACTGAGTGATGGCGGCTATACTGTCACCACCACGATTAACAAGAACATCCACACCGCTATGCAAAATGCAGTAGCCAACTATGGCGGCATCTTGGATGACGGAACTGGTGCAGTTGAAGTAGGAAATGTCCTCTTGGATAATAAAACCGGTGCTGTGATTGGCTTTGTCGGAGGCAGAGACTATGCTTCCAATCAGAACAATCACGCCTTTGATACGGAACGCTCACCGGGTTCGACCATTAAGCCGATTCTTGCTTATGGGATTGCTATTGACCAAGGTCTGATGGGCAGCGCCAGCGTTCTTTCTAACTATCCGACTAATTTTTCAAGCGGCGATCCAATCATGCACGTGGACAGCCGTGGTACAGCCATGATGGACCTGCAAGAAGCTCTCAATACTTCTTGGAATATCCCTGCTTATTGGACTTACCGCGGATTACGCGAAAAAGGTGTCAATGTCCGTGGCTATATGGAAAAAATGGGCTATTACATTGATGACTACAGCATTGAGAGTCTGCCTATGGGCGGGGGAATTGAAGTATCTGTAGCTCAGCATACCAATGGTTTCCAAACCTTGGCTAATAATGGAACCTACCAGAAAAAATATATGGTTGAAAAAATCACAGACCGAGATGGCAAGGTGATTTACCAGCATAAGGCCAATCCTGTTCAGATTTACAGTCCAGCAGCGGCTACGATTATGCAGGAGCTCATGCGGGGAGTTATCAATTCTGGGGCTACTACGACCTACAAATCCAGAATCAGTCAGGTCAATGGAACCTTGGCTGGAGCCGATTGGATTGGTAAAACTGGAACGACCAACACCAACGGTGATATGTGGCTGATGCTTTCTACTCCTAAGATGACTTTGGGAGGCTGGATTGGTCATGATGATAATAGCTCTATGGCGGCGTTGACTGGTTATAATAATAATGCCTCCTACATGGCCTATATGGCAGATGCTATCTATCAGGCAGATCCAAATGCCTGGGGTGTTGGTGATAAGTTCACTCTTGATCCGAGTGTGATTAAGTCTGATGTACTCAAGTCCACAGGAGAAAAGCCAGGTACAGTAACGGTAAACGGCCGCTCTGTTAATCTCAGCGGTCCGACAGTGCCTAGCTATTGGGCTAAAAACGGTGCTCCGACCACGACCTATCGCTTTGGTATTGGGGCATCAGATGCGGATTATCAGAAGGCTTGGTCAGCTATACTGGGCGGTTCTACCTCTAATTCTAATTCCAACTCCAATTCCAACAATAACCGGCAGGGGAACTAG
- a CDS encoding methyltransferase domain-containing protein has protein sequence MKPKLARFAQASALACPLCQQSLAMEESSLKCLNRHSYDIAKFGYVNLAPQVKQARDYDKTSFQNRKVILEAGFYQHILDELQDLLQTLPEEQTILDVACGEGYYARKIQEKFPNKEIYAFDLSKDSIQLAAKSDQSLAVKWFVGDLAHLPVQDQSMDVLLDIFSPANYHEFQRVLKKEGLIIKVIPTKNHLKEIRAKVADQLRQKDYSNQQVIQHLEENFQIIHEKDTQALVSLTPKTKEAILKMTPLLFHVYQNKIDWSNLNQVTIAAKILLAKRRV, from the coding sequence ATGAAACCAAAACTCGCCCGCTTTGCCCAAGCTTCGGCTCTGGCCTGCCCACTTTGCCAGCAAAGCTTGGCTATGGAAGAAAGCAGCCTCAAGTGTCTTAATCGCCATTCCTACGACATCGCCAAATTCGGTTATGTCAATCTAGCTCCCCAGGTCAAACAAGCTAGAGACTATGACAAAACGAGCTTTCAAAATAGAAAAGTCATCTTGGAAGCCGGCTTTTATCAGCATATCCTAGATGAGTTGCAGGATCTGCTGCAGACCCTGCCTGAAGAACAGACCATTCTAGACGTCGCTTGCGGAGAGGGCTACTATGCTCGAAAAATTCAGGAAAAATTCCCCAACAAAGAAATTTACGCTTTTGATTTATCCAAAGATTCCATCCAGTTAGCTGCAAAAAGTGATCAGAGCCTGGCTGTAAAATGGTTCGTCGGGGATTTGGCACACTTACCCGTTCAGGATCAAAGCATGGATGTCTTGCTGGACATCTTCTCACCAGCTAATTACCATGAATTTCAACGAGTATTGAAAAAAGAGGGACTTATCATTAAAGTCATCCCAACAAAGAATCATCTGAAAGAAATTCGAGCTAAAGTAGCTGACCAGCTCCGTCAAAAAGATTATTCTAATCAGCAGGTCATCCAACATCTGGAGGAGAACTTCCAGATTATCCATGAAAAGGATACACAAGCTCTCGTCTCCTTAACCCCTAAAACAAAAGAAGCCATTCTCAAAATGACTCCTTTACTCTTTCATGTCTATCAGAACAAAATAGACTGGTCGAATCTCAATCAAGTTACTATCGCCGCCAAAATTCTCCTCGCTAAAAGAAGAGTGTAA